DNA sequence from the Eulemur rufifrons isolate Redbay chromosome 6, OSU_ERuf_1, whole genome shotgun sequence genome:
tctgtctctgcctgtctctgACAGCGTCACTTGTTTCCACTCTTGATACCAGGAATTATCCCGAAAAGCTAACATGTCACCTCCACGAGGCCGTCCTCTGTGCCCTGCGCCGGACACTGGCTGAACGAAGGCAGCTGCGCGGACCCgccctccctgctcctgctgTCGCTGCTGCCGGGCGAGGCCCCGCCCACCGCCGTCCTCGGCCGCCTGGCCGGGAGAGGCCCCGGCTCCGCAGGGAGGCCGCCTCGCCTCCGGCCCGTCCAGACCCTGGGCGGCCTCCAGGGCAGGGCCCCGGGCGAAGCAGCAGGAACAGCCCCGCCTGGCGCCCCCGACCCCGCACTGGACGCCCAGCCCCCCGGCCCCCACCTGCAGCCTCGCCGCCCCCTGCATCCAGTCCTGCACCTCACCTGGGGCCGGGGGCGCCTGGGCGCGACGTCCCATGGAGACTGAGACGCGGCTGGGCCGGGGCAGTGCCGCTCGTCCGCTGTGTGAATTTGCCGAGTCTCCGCACTTCTCTGTTCAGGGAGGGGCGGCCCCGCCCTGTGTCTCCGGCAGGGAGGGGCGCAGGGGCAGCCGCGGACAAGGCGCCAGCAGCTACTGTAAACTTTAAAGAATTCCTGcaagatatttttataaactttttttctcgGTTGTTTTTGGAAAGGGGTGTGGGGGGCTGCTGGGCAGGGCCTTGGTGTGTCGGTTCCCGCTCTCGGCATCTCTCCACGCACAGATCTATATTTACAGAACGGGCGGCAGCTCCGTCCGGCTGCTTGGTGACCGTGTGGCCGCAGCTCCGGTTGTGCCGGCGCGGGCAGGGGGGCGGCTCCGCCCCGGCCCgtccaggcccaggctggggctTGTGCCCGTGAGTGAAGGGCTGGGGGCCCGGAGCTGGCCCACACAGGACGGCAGCTGCACCGTGGGGCTTTttgtattaaaatggaaaaaagttgaaaaaaaaaaaacaacaacaggcAGAGTGGGCAGCGTGACGGGGCGTGTTCCTGTACACAGCGGGGTGGGGCCGTGGCCGCCGCCCTCTGCCCGCCCGGCAGGCCCCTCCACTCCCacccgcgccccctcccccgctGGCCACGAGCGCCCTGGTGCAGCCGGCGGGTGGCGCAGGCGGCGGGGTCGGTGCATGTCTTCGCTGTGGCCCGTCCTTCGCTTTGGGTATCCCCGTGTATAGATTTTAACGCTTCTGTTAACATTAAGCCTCCACCCCAGGCTGGGATTTCTACACGTAAGACAAAATTAAACACCTGTAACAGCAAAAGCCACACAGTCCCAGCGGGCAGGGGCGCGTCCGCGAGACAGAGGAGACCGACAGCAATACCTCGCGCTAGCCTTCCTCTTTTGTACTTCAACACGCGGACTCACGCAGACGTCACGGAAATGGACAAGCCCCACCTAGTGTACCCCTGTCAATAACTGTGAGCAACTTCAGTTCCGGAACAATAAATTCCTTCCGTAAAGACACCGACGCCAGGTCTTCCTccgggcaggcaggggcaggggtctGGGCAGCCTGTGACAGGCCTGTCCCCGACGGGGCCCCTGGGCTCGGCCAGGTGCTGCCGCTGCCCAGCTGGGCAGGACAGAGCCCTGTGCGGGGGCCACACAGCCGGGGCCACCATCACTTCCCATGTGTCCGGATCTTAtttagggcaggggctgggcagcagCACCGTCCTCACCTCATCAGACTGGCGCGGGTCACCCCCGTGCCTGGGCCTCTGCAGAACGGACCCCTTTCCCACCTGCTGCTTGGTAGGAGTCTGGCTGGGGGGGCACCATGACCCAGCCCTGGAGCccggggcccagagaggggaacaGTCCCCACATGCCCAGCACAGAGGGCGGCCAGGCCAGGGGCCCCAGGACGCCCCCCTGGGCTGCATTGCGAAGGGTGGGTCCAGCCCCCAGAGCCTCGGAGCTCCCAGCCCCACGTTCCAAGGGCAGCGCCTGGGTGTCCACCCGGCCTTGAGGACAGGCAGAGGCCCCGGGGCCGCCCCCAACCTCATACACGCTCCCTGCCCCGTGTGTGGACACTGGCGCAGGTGGCCCTGTAGCTGCTGGCAGGGCCTGACCACACCGGCTGCGTCTACACCAGCACCGTCCCCCCGGCACTGACACCCGGGGCTGAGTGGCTTTCCGGGAGGGGCCCCTGTGAGCTGCAGGTGTCTCTGCCCACCTGACGCCAGTGGCTGTCCCCCAGGCCTGCGAGACAACCAGAAATGTCGCCAAACACTGCCGTGTGCCCCGTGGGGGCAGAGTCACCCCTGGGGCAGAACCGCTGCCCTGGAGTTGAGGCGTCCACGAGGGCAGCTGTGGGCACGAGGCTCTGCAGGGCAGCAGCTCCCACCAACTCGGGCGTAAAGCCCCGGACGTGAAAGGTCTGAGGGCAACTGAGGTCGTCCCCTCTGCCCCGCCAGGGCCCTCCAGGGACGGTGCCCAGAGGAAGAGGCCCAGGGGTGAGGCTCTGCTCCAATCACTGCGCTGCCGACTTCACCAATTTTAGCTTAAAAAACGAGGTTCAGGGCCAAACGTGGCTGCCACAATTCAGCAGGCCCGTGCCCACTGCTGGCCAGACGGGAGGCCCTCGACCTGCGGCTCTGCCCCTCCGACACCAGCTCGCACCAACTCGGCAGCTTCAAACACAAACTTCTTACCTTACGGTTCTGGAGTCAAAACTAGGCAGGTCTCACTGGCCTAAAGCTAAGGTGTCGGCGAGGCTGTTCCccctgggggctctggggagagcccccttccctgccctttgCGGCTCCCAGAGGTGCCCTCGGCCCTGGGCTCGCGGCCCTCGTCCACCCCGAGCCAGGACACGGACAGAGCCCTGGTTCTCCCTGGTCCCCATTTAAGGACGTATGATGACACAGGCCTGGATAACCTCCTCGCCTCCAAGCCAGCTGGGTAGTGGCCCGGAGTCCCCCGCAGCTGTGGCTGCTTTGCTGGACGGTGACACAGGGGCAGGCCCCAGGGATTGGACGCGGACGTCCCCAATCATCAGCGCTAGCTTCGCTCTGCCACACCGCTCTCCCCTCCCCGCGCTGCTGCGTGTGTGAGCAGAGACCAGGCCGTGGCTTCAGCCCTGCTCGGAGCCCCCCGGGTGGAGCCCGGCTGGTGGCCCACAGCTCCTGCTCTCCACACGGAGCGCGAGCACAGAACCTAGCCACACGTCCTGCCACCGCGTCACAAGGCCGCCCGCGCCCGTCTCTGGTGGCCTGAGGCACCCGAAGGGCCCTCGCCACTAACCGTCCGCAACTCTGCGTCTGCCCTCGGCCAGCGGGCCCCCTCCTGAGCCCGCGCCGACAGCCAcgctcctcccagcctctgcccctgcccGGTCCCAAGGCCACGTCCCCGTGCCCAGTCTGTGTCGGCAGCGCCTCCCCCGGACCACGTCTGCGCTGCGGTCACCACACCCCGGCCGGAGACAAGACGAGCTGTTACCTCACAGTTCCGGAAGTCAGGAATCCAACGTGGGTCTCCCCAGGCCAAACACGGTTTACAGTCCGCAGGGCGGTTCCTTCCGGAAGCTCAGGGAGGATCCGTCTCCTTCCTGTTCAGGCCCCTGGAAGCTGCCTGCGTCGCCTGACCTGCAGCCTCCGATGTTCTCGCCGAGGAGCCCCTCGCCCACATGTGGGGACCTCGCGACACCAGCCACCCCAGTAAGCCCAGCTCGGCTCCTCGTGCCAGGTCTCCTCATTCCCCCGGCTGCAGAGGGCCACCTGTCCCCATGTTCCAGGGAGTAGGGCCGGGACACCTCCGGGTAGCCCTGCTCTGCCTGACAGAAGAGAAACGGCGAAACTGGGCGGGCAGAGGCCCCAGGGACAGGGCTGCGACTCAGCCCTGGGTCCATCCCCCAGCTAAGCCCTCGTCGCCGTCACTGGGGCTTCGCTGCAGGCAGAACCCAGGGCTGCCCCAGCCGCCCTGCACAGGCGGAGACACTGAGGCAGGACGGCTTCCCCAGACACCCGGGTCTGGCCGCAGAGGGCACACGGCGCTGCCCTCTCACCCTCACACCGCGGCCGGCCCACCCGCTCACGCCCAGGACGTCCACGGGCTCCACGACCAGGGCTCTGCCCCGGGGACCCCGCAGCTTCTTCCTGAGCGTGGGGACGGTGTGACCGAACGTGTCCTGGACGCCCCCCCAGGACGTCCAGGGCCCCACGTGGGGACGTGTCGCCCCTCGCGCTTTGCCCGGCCCCGTCCAGCAGTCAGCTGGAAACCCCAGTGTCCTCCTGGCACCGCCAGCCCCACACCAGCCGCCAAGCCCGGCTGCTCCCCGCtgcaccccgcccccgccctcccccgGCCTCCGCTGGGCAGCCGGGCCACGTCCCCAACACGCAGGCCCAGGCTGTGTCCGACTCCCCACACAGCCCTGGCCAGAGAGGATGGTGGCCCCAGGCTGCGCACTCACCTCCAcctggccctgctgcctcccccagAGGTCCCCGTCCCCTCGGTGCCCTCggctcccctgcccagccctgtggCCAAGTCCTAGAAAGGTGTCCCTGTGTGTCCAGGGACGGGTTCCAGGTGCAGCCCAGGGTCAAAGCGACAGCGCGGACCCTGGTCAGGGGCGGCAGGGCCAGGCCACAAAGACCCCAGGGTGCACTGGGCCGTCCTAGGGAGCGGGAGGCAGAGACACGCAGAGCAGGGGCCCCGACCCCAgctggcccaggggctggggatggtGAAGGGGCCACAGGAGGGCCAGGAGGGCACCGAGACCCAGCAGCAGAGGCCACCCCCGGTCACGGGCACAGCGCCAGGCCTCGCCCTCACCAGAGCCCCTCCCTCTTCTCAGCCGACTACAGTCCCGGACAAGCTCCAGGGACTCAGCCAGGCCCCCCATTTCCTCCCCAAAGTGCCCCCAGGCCCTCACCGGCCACGCTGCCTGGCCGAGAGCCCTTCTGAGGGGCCCCGGACGACTCCAGCCACGTCCCAGGGTCCTGCCGCCTGCCTGGGGGAGCAGCCAGGCCCCCCGACCTCAGGCCCTCAGCGTCAGGGGGCGGCTGAGACGCAGAGGACGCACACAAGGCTCTGACCTGAGAGAATTCTTTTTATTACGAGTGAACAGATGAACTAAAATAAGCGGCTTTCTGCTGACAGCTGCGTCTCCTCGAGCCCCATCCCAGACCCGCCTGCTGACTGCGGGAGGTGGCGGCAGGAAGGGGCGACAGGAGCGGGCGCAGCCTCGCGGGCCGGCCCAGGCCTCCCGCGGCTGAGCCACCAACAGCAGACCCTGGCGGGCCGGGAGGAGGGCGAGGCCCGAGGGGTCCCTGCAGGAGCAGCCCCACCGCACAGCAGCGCAGAAGCCGAGTCTGCAAAGCAAGCCCCCCGAGCACACCCACCTCCCCGGGGCTCTTCCGACCGGCACAGCGCCCGGGAGGGCAGGGCCGCCGGGAAGACCAGGGGAAGGAAAACCCCACAGAGGAAAACTCGGAACGTCAGTCTGGAGGGCGCCTGTTGAGTGGACGGGTGGACCCAGGGCTCCTCTCACAGCCGGCACCCGCCCACCCAACAGGGAAGCCGCGCAGCACGGCACGGCCCCCGCGGCCCGCAGCCCTCGCCCAGCGCCGCCGGCCCCTCTCGACCTCGCCGGCGAGCGTGCCCAGGCACGTGTGCGCACACACGCCGACGCACGGAGAGAACACGCAATCGTCTCTGCATATGTGCACCGTGTCGGGGGCTCACCTCTCCTTCACGTGGTTCTGTGCCCCTGGgcccccgccggccccgcccccgcacAGCACCTCGGTGAGGTCGTCCAGCACGGCGGTCTCCTTGGGGTCGAGCAGGCCGAACTCCCTGGCGAAGAGGATGAAGTGTGCGTACAGCGTGTTCAAGTGTCCGTGCAGCTCCAGGGCCAGCGTCTCCTTGAAGTGGGACCAGTAGATGTGGCCCAGCACGTGGAACAAGTACTTGCAGATCTTCTTCACCAGGGACTCGAAGGAGCTGGGGAATTCTCTGCCTGTGGGGACAGCAGTGTCACAGGCCTGCAGACGCCGCCCACCCCACACCAGGCTGGGCCTGGAGCCCGCACCTGCCGCCCGCCCCCAGGGCCtctgccccccagccctgggcccggcCGCCGGGGGCTGCGGCTGCCCGAGGGCCAGGTGCTCGGCACACGCCCTGGCCACCCCCACAGCCAGGGGCCTGTGGCCGGGCCCCGGGACCCCATGTCCCCCCTGACAGCAGGGCTCCCTAGGGcagggaggcggcggcggcctgGGGTGCACGGGCGCCACCTGCTGGCCGGCTGCCGTCCCGCACGGTGGGCTGCTGTGGGGCCGGGAGGGGCGCAGAGTGTGGGGGGCGGCCCTGGGCCCAGGCTGGTTCCCCCGCCAGAGGGTCCCGCGTGCTCTCCCGCCACCCGGGATGACCGGCCCGCAGCGCGCTGGAGGACGCACCGTACTTGGTGGGGAACACGTCCTCGTCGGTCACCAGCTTCTGCACGGAGCTCATGACGAAGTCGACGTACTGGGGGGCCGTGCACTTGACCTTCTTGCCCCGCTCGTCGTACCAGTGGTACTGCCTGTGGGACGGGCGGTCAGCGCCAGCCCCGGGTGGGCCGACCCCAACCCCCCCAGGTGGGCTGATCCCGCACCCCCCAGGTGGCTCTCGGCGAGCTGTGGGGAGTATTTGCACCCGGGACCTGCCAGCAACGCAGCGCCCGGCCCCCCAGGGACCTCCCCTGCCCGTGCCCCCTTCGCCCTCCTcaccaggccctgggcagggctgctgGCCAGCATGGGTCCCCGAGACTGGTTCTGAGCACCACGCCCGGGTTCTGGAGTTCACCCTGCGCCGCAGGGAGACGCCCCGGGGGCCGGCACGGCCAGGTGGCCACCCTTGCAGCAGGACTCGGGCCCCGCCTCCCCTCAGGCCTGGCAGCAGGACAGCGGCCCCTTCCTGCTGGCCGGCCTGGCGGGCCGTGGACACAGGAGGGCGCTGGGATCTTCAGAGGTTCCCCAGCACGCCCGGGGCCTCCCTCCACAGGGACCCCGCATCGCCCACCGGCCGGCACAGGGAGCTCCGGGCTCGCCACTCTGCTTCAGCCCGCAGGCCCCTCAGCCACGCACCCTGGGGCCAGGGAGTCACCGGGGCCAGGGAGACGCACAGTGGCGGgggcacccccagccctggaCGCCGGTGCACAGCGCAGCCCCCACCTCGGCAGCCCACTTCGCCAAGAGAAACAACCAGGccggtgcccccacccccaggataCAAACCAGGTGCGTGGAGTGTGCCTGCAGGGGCTGAGGGCGCCAGGTGGGGAAAGCACAGGCGCCGTGGGGGCAGGGACGAGGGGAGGGACAGAagccgtgggggcagggacgaggggagggacagaagccgtgggggcagggacgAGGAGAGGGACAGAagccgtgggggcagggacgAGGAGAGGGACAGAagccgtgggggcagggacgaggggagggacagaagccgtgggggcagggacgaggggagggacagaagccgtgggggcagggacgAGGAGAGGGACAGAagccgtgggggcagggacgAGGAGAGGGACAGAagccgtgggggcagggacgAGGGGAGGGACAGAAGCCGTGAGGGCAGGGACGAGGGGAGGGACACCGCCCGGCCTCCGCCAACACCTGCCCAGGGCTGCGGGCCCGGGAGGGGCCTTCCCAGGGTGCTGGGCCGTGTCAGACCCTCGTGGCATCTGCCCCACGGGACCCGCATGTGGCACCGACGCACCTTCCCTCGCCAGCTGCCCTGTGGGTCCCCAGAAGCCCCAGGTGTGTGACGTGTCAGGAGCAACAGCTGGGGTTAAAAACCGAAACACTTTTCCACAATGTAAGTCCCAGAGAGAAAaccagctggccgggcgcggtggctcacgcccgtgaccccagcactctgggaggccgaggcgggaggatcgctgagcccaggagttcgaggctgcagtgagcggTGATGTCACCACTGCGCTGTGCCTGGGGCAACTCTatccaaggaaaaagaaaaggaacttgaACGTCCCCTTCATCAGAGAGTTTTAAAAGAACAGCAGCGAAGGCACAGCGTGGGCCGTCCCTCGCGCCGACACACAGAAGACTCCGCATTCCTTCCCGCTTTCGTGTTCCTGTTTGAATCATCAACAGCGTCACTACACGCCTCTGCTCCCGCGCTGTGTGGACCACGGCGAGACGGGCACGGACTGGTCCCACCACGGCCACGGTCAGCACAGGGTAACTCGCGTGGCCCTCGGTCGCGCCAGCTGCTCCTGGCACACGGGGCGTCGTCAAGAACGGACTCCACGTGAAGTCACACGGTTCCCCTCTCCCTCAGCGTCAGGGCCCTGGGATCCGGCCACGCTGCGGGGCGTGTCGGGGTCCACGGCTTTCACTGCTGAGAGCCCGTGTCGAGGGACCGCGGCTCGCGGTGCTGTGTGGCGCAAGTTTCCGCCTCTCCAGGGCAGACACGCAGGAGGGATCCCAGGGTCCCTGAGCAGCCGCAGGCTgagccacctgcccctccccactgcctcgCCACACCCGGCTTCCAACAGGTGCGCTGTACCTGCTCGCGCACCTCACGCGGACTGCAGAGCagcggcccccaacctttttggcaccagggaccggtttcacggaagacgGTTTTTCcacgaggcggcggcggcggggggagctcaggcggtgatgggaGCGACTGGGACGGAGCGGGGCGGGGACGGCAGCGGCGGGGCATCCTCACGCACTCACGCAGCGACCTCTCTGGGAACTGCCCGCGTCCTCTGCCCACGCTGAGCGGGGCTGTCTGGTCTCTCAGTGACGGGTCCCGAGAGCTCCTCACGCACTCCGGATGCCCGTCCGTGGGGCCTGTGACTTGCAGATACTTTCCCTCGCAGCCTGTGTTTCCTCGTCCTTCCCAGAGAAGTTCTAGGCGGGGACGAAGTCCACCGTCTGGACTCTCTTCCGTCAGTGGACGGCACCTCTGCTGCGGGGCCCAAGCGCCGGGCCTGACGCCGAGTCCTCTGAGCGTGAGCGTCCCACACCTTCCGCGAGAGGTGCCAGGTGCGGTCACAGCTGTCCTCAGTGTGCACACAGATGACCGGGGTCCTGGCTGCACTTGGGAACAGACCACCCTTTCCCCGCTGAACTGCTTCTGTGGTGTGCGTGTCCACACTCAGAGGGCCACGCTTGGTGGCCTTCCTGGACTCTGCTTCGTGCCACCGACCCACACGTCACGCCTTCGCCAGCACCAACTATCTTAATTATTGTGGTTTTACAGTGACTCTTAAAATTGTGGCATTCCTCCAACTTTACTCTGTTTTTGAAATTGTTGTAGCCATTCTAGTTACTTTGCCCTTTTTAAACTTTAGACTTAGCTGGTCTATATTCTCAAAaactgctgggattttgactgggattgcATTACATCGATGCCTCAACCCGGGGGAATTCACGTTTTCAGCATGTTGAGGGTCCCGCTGACGACCACACACGTCTCTCCGTACCTGGATCTCCCACTTCCCACCCCAGCATTCTGCAGTTTCCAGGGCACAGATCTTGTGATTGTTCTAAGTCTATACCTGAGCATCTCGTTGTCTGGGGAATTActgtaaatggcatttttaaaagtaatttcagtTTCCAATTATACATTGCTAGTATACAGCACTATGATTGATCACTTAAACTTGCTAAATTTACTGATTATTCTTATTTTCGCTAGAATCCTTGAGGTATTCACAATCGTGAGCAAACGGGGACACagcagtccccccttatccacggGGGGCACGTCGCGAGTCTTCCGTGGGTGCCCAAAACCAGAGAGCAGCGAGCCCCGCACACTGCGAGTTTCCCTGAACAGACAGACCTATGACACGGCTCACAGGGCacagggaggaggagcagagagggacaCCAGGACGGGACGGGACGGGACAGCTGCTGGCCGCTCGCGGGCCTCACCCCCTCGGGCCCCTCGGCTGAAGTCCGAGCACAGGCGCGGCGGTTTCTGGCTCGGCGCGCTGCCGCCAACCGGAACGTGCCTCCTCGCGCCTCCCAGCCACAAACGCAATGCCGCTTCCCCCTAACCAGGCACTTCCGTGCACTGCGCTGTGATTTCTGCCGTCTGAGGTGCGACACCAAAACCTGTACgaattcctttctccctcttcacAGGCTTGCGATGAGGAGGGTCGTTCTTACTGTACATCTAGGCAACCTCAGCacacaattctttttctttcctttttgagaactttcaccttttcatttGAAGGAAGCGCTTGACGGCTGCTCTTCAGGGTCCCCCGGTTGCCAGCGCCACCCCGTGCGCTCGGGCCGTGGCGAGTCCAGGGGGTGGTGTGACCACAGGCACGGCCGCCCACGGCAAGGCCGAcgcccaggggctgggaaggggccgGGAGGACGCACGCCCTGGCGGGACGGAGCCGACAGGCCTCACCACACAACTCAGAACGGCGTGCACGCCGAAACACACGGATTGTTTCTGAGACTTTCCATTTAGTTTTTCCAGACCATGGTTGACCTCGGGCAACCGAAACGGAAGATGAGGAGAGACGCCTCCTTCCACTGTGGACGCAGCTTATTCCCCTCTCTTCCCTGTCGCGCTGCCTGTCCTGGGTGAGTTTCGAGACTGTTTTCCAGGGAACTGGTCCGTTTAACCTAAGCTGCAGAATTTCCGTGCTCTGAGGGCTTTCTGCGACGCTTCTCCATCATCCGTCCGCCGCCCGCTGGGTTTAGTGTTCTCCCCTCGACCGACAATCCGCCTCTTCTCTCTGCAGCTGACGACAACAAAGGGTTGTCACTTGTTGATCTTTTCAAGTGATCATATGTTGGTTTCCTCGATCTC
Encoded proteins:
- the MOB2 gene encoding MOB kinase activator 2, with translation MDWLMGKSKAKPNGKKPVVEEKKMYLEPEHTKSRITDFEFKELVVLPREIDLNEWLASNTTTFFHHINLQYSTISEFCTGETCQTMAVCNTQYHWYDERGKKVKCTAPQYVDFVMSSVQKLVTDEDVFPTKYGREFPSSFESLVKKICKYLFHVLGHIYWSHFKETLALELHGHLNTLYAHFILFAREFGLLDPKETAVLDDLTEVLCGGGAGGGPGAQNHVKER